From Pagrus major chromosome 9, Pma_NU_1.0, the proteins below share one genomic window:
- the col4a1 gene encoding uncharacterized protein col4a1, whose translation MLLPPGALLLLLAALYCSVDLTGAEGCGASCGKCDCSGVKGAKGERGFPGLQGNMGFPGMQGHEGPPGPMGPKGDGGQSGAPGLKGVRGPPGLPGFPGNPGLPGINGNDGPPGQQGIPGCNGTKGDRGRDGAPGFPGLQGPPGISGVPGMKGDPGGVIGIVPLKGERGFPGSPGLPGSSGPPGPTGPPGLRGYQGPKGDAGPPGPPGEKGDKLAFVGEKGDKGEQGFRGPPGPPGPPSLEVEGSKPTHYVPGPQGERGHQGDKGEKGFCIPYQAGVKGDHGPPGQPGKPGKDGGPGPKGEKGFFGAPGYTGSQGEKGERGPPGYGSGAPGPAGPRGLPGLTGEKGFPGPQGEAGPPGRDIEGPRGERGEKGDRGMEGESLVGPPGQPGNPGPAGPPGQPIDPNSCDIEKGAPGPPGPPGLQGELGQKGDKGDTCVQCEGVGLPGLPGPQGPKGDRGPPGAVGSKGEKGQTGSPGQHGRTGSQGTPGLMGAPGAVGEPGDIFVAPGLKGDKGLPGVPGTPGQPGLDGQPGRSGIPGEPGLKGEPAKEGIKGERGPSGDPGLIGTPGERGPPGLPGFGRQGESGEKGSHGRPGLPGTPGRPGIKGEPGQGVSAPGPPGVPGSQGETGRPGIQGDRGLPGDPGQPGFRGTKGEQGPPGIGFPGPTGPKGISGIPGAPGLPGEPGRPGQDGLTGQSGPAGQKGEPGRGLPGPKGLPGPQGIIGFQGEKGSIGLPGFPGQEGGTGLPGSQGIKGDVGPPGLPGQVGSQGAPGKGSPGAPGPQGPPGEPGPFGRGGIKGEKGFPGTPGLDMPGPQGETGAPGFPGVQGTKGLPGPPGLPGRDGLIGHQGPKGEMGVIGTPGVQGMPGPPGTPGDPGHRGDPGITGPRGDIGEPGLKGERGDTGLQGPPGNMSDVDMEHMKGEKGDLGDRGNPGLTGQKGFRGLPGDPGMPGKDGEPGTPGQPGEKGDPGFPGEAGRIGVPGQKGSVGEMGIPGVAGPKGTKGDIGTPGHPGFRGTDGLKGDKGLAGEPGLGIPGHPGEKGEKGQPGFPGTPGDKGLRGHEGMSGKPGLEGSKGEKGSIGYTGQPGIPGEKGTPGLPGSPGEPGQEGRPGEGGLQGPPGPTGEKGEAGVDGIPGSSGEKGDPGLPGRGFQGPPGALGIKGDKGIPGFPGTPGHPGVPGIKGDKGHTGLIGSAGEPGERGLPGISQEGPKGDRGEQGHTGERGVTGSPGVPGVPGREGQKGDKGDQGNPGFQGESGHKGDPGVPGLPGQPGLPGIDGQKGERGVQGVAGFPGAKGTFGDLGFKGELGDRGFPGEKGNDGPPGAPGPSIFIKGDIGFPGIQGLPGPQGPSGVPGQKGQQGVTGLIGPKGEDGIPGYHGQPGSKGDPGLPGPQGPRGHPGPPGPDGVPGQVGPPGPSSMDHGFLVTRHSQSVDIPQCPEGTSIIYDGYSLLYVQGNERSHGQDLGTAGSCLRKFSPMPFLFCNINNVCNFASRNDYSYWLTSPEPMPMSMAPITGESIKPFISRCAVCEAPAMVIAIHSQTIMIPPCPHGWDSLWIGYSFVMHTSAGAEGSGQALASPGSCLEEFRSAPFIECHGRGTCNYYANSYSFWLATIEDNEMFTKPVPQTLKAGSLRTHISRCQVCMKRT comes from the exons GGTTGTGGAGCATCTTGCGGAAAATGTGACTGCAGTGGTGTGAAAGGAGCAAAG GGTGAACGTGGATTTCCAGGTCTTCAAGGTAATATGGGATTCCCAGGAATGCAGGGACATGAAGGACCTCCAGGACCAATGGGCCCCAAG GGAGATGGAGGTCAATCTGGAGCTCCTGGACTGAAAGGAGTGCGG GGTCCTCCTGGTCTACCAGGCTTTCCAGGAAACCCAGGACTACCA GGCATCAATGGAAACGATGGTCCTCCAGGTCAGCAAGGCATCCCAGGATGCAACGGGACTAAA ggagacagaggaagagatggcGCTCCTGGATTTCCTGGTCTTCAGGGACCTCCT GGCATCTCGGGAGTTCCTGGGATGAAG GGCGACCCTGGTGGTGTGATTGGAATTGTCCCCCTGAAAGGAGAAAGAGGATTTCCTGGCTCACCTGGACTTCCT GGATCAAGTGGACCTCCTGGACCTACTGGACCTCCAGGACTTCGTGGTTATCAAGGACCCAAA GGAGATGCTGGTCCCCCTGGCCCTCCTGGAGAGAAG GGTGACAAGCTGGCCTTTGTGGGTGAGAAAGGAGATAAG GGTGAGCAGGGATTCCGTGGCCCACCCGGCCCTCCTGGACCTCCATCACTGGAAGTGGAAGGATCAAAACCCACACATTATGTACCTGGACCGCAG GGTGAAAGAGGACATCAAGGAGACAAAGGAGAAAAA GGTTTTTGCATCCCATATCAAGCTGGTGTCAAAGGTGATCACGGCCCTCCTGGACAACCA GGTAAACCTGGCAAGGATGGAGGGCCTGGGCCCAAG GGAGAAAAAGGCTTTTTTGGAGCTCCAGGATACACTGGTTCACAG GGTGAAAAGGGCGAGAGAGGACCACCTGGTTAT gggAGTGGGGCCCCTGGTCCTGCTGGTCCTCGTGGTCTCCCAGGGTTAACAGGAGAAAAAG GTTTTCCTGGTCCTCAGGGAGAGGCAGGTCCACCAG GCCGGGACATTGAAGGGCCTCGTGGAGAGAGGGGTGAGAAGGGAGACAGAGGAATGGAAGGAGAGTCTCTCGTTGGACCTCCAGGTCAACCAGGAAACCCTGGACCTGCGGGACCACCTGGACAACCAA ttgACCCTAATTCATGTGATATCGAGAAAGGAGCTCCTGGACCGCCTGGACCTCCAGGGTTACAAGGGGAATTGGGACAGAAAG GTGACAAGGGAGATACCTGTGTTCAGTGTGAAGGTGTTGGCCTACCTGGATTACCTGGGCCCCAGGGCCCTAAAGGAGATCGAG GACCTCCTGGAGCAGTGGGCAGCAAGGGAGAAAAGGGTCAGACTGGCTCTCCTGGACAACACGGAAGAACT GGTTCTCAAGGCACCCCTGGGTTGATGGGAGCCCCTGGTGCTGTTGGTGAGCCAGGGGACATTTTTGTAGCACCTGGTCTGAAGGGTGACAAAGGTCTGCCTGGTGTTCCTGGGACACCAGGGCAGCCAGGGCTGGATGGACAGCCAGGAAGATCTGGCATTCCAGGTGAACCTGGCCTCAAAGGAGAACCG GCCAAAGAGGGCATCAAGGGTGAGCGTGGACCAAGTGGGGACCCGGGTCTCATCGGGACTCCTGGAGAGAGGGGTCCGCCTGGTCTGCCAGGCTTCGGTCGACAAGGAGAGTCCGGAGAGAAGGGTAGTCATGGGAGACCTGGTCTTCCTGGAACTCCTGGACGACCTG GTATAAAAGGTGAGCCAGGTCAAGGTGTGAGCGCTCCTGGACCTCCAGGAGTACCTGGATCACAGGGAGAAACTGGCAGACCTGGAATTCAAG GTGATAGAGGCCTGCCTGGAGACCCAGGGCAGCCAGGTTTCCGTGGAACCAAGGGTGAACAAGGACCCCCTGGAATTGGATTTCCAGGCCCAACTGGTCCTAAAG GAATCAGTGGAATTCCAGGAGCTCCAGGATTACCAGGAGAACCAGGAAGACCAGGACAGGATGGCTTAACTGGTCAATCTGGTCCAGCTGgacaaaag GGTGAACCAGGACGAGGTCTTCCAGGTCCCAAAGGTTTGCCTGGCCCCCAAGGAATTATTGGCTTCCAGGGAGAGAAGGGTAGCATTGGACTACCTGGTTTTCCCGGACAAGAAGGTGGCACAGGACTACCAGGCTCTCAGGGAATCAAAG GTGACGTGGGACCTCCAGGACTTCCTGGACAGGTTGGCTCACAAGGTGCTCCAGGAAAAGGTTCACCCGGAGCTCCTGGACCCCAAGGACCACCTGGAGAGCCAGGACCATTCG GTCGGGGAGGTATAAAGGGAGAAAAGGGCTTTCCAGGTACACCTGGTCTGGACATGCCGGGGCCTCAGGGAGAGACAGGAGCACCTGGGTTCCCAGGAGTCCAGGGTACTAAAGGACTGCCAGGGCCACCAGGCTTACCAGGCAGGGACGGACTGATTGGACATCAAG GTCCCAAAGGTGAAATGGGGGTTATTGGGACACCAGGAGTACAAGGCATGCCTGGACCACCTGGTACACCTGGAGATCCTGGTCATAGAG GTGATCCTGGTATTACCGGACCAAGAGGGGATATTGGAGAGCCTGGTCTTAAGGGCGAAAGGGGAGATACAGGTCTTCAGGGCCCTCCCGGGAACATGAGCGACGTTGACATGGAGCATATGAAGGGGGAGAAGGGAGACCTCGGAGACAGAG GTAACCCTGGGCTCACTGGACAGAAGGGCTTCCGTGGACTTCCCGGAGACCCTGGAATGCCAGGGAAAGATGGAGAGCCTGGAACACCTGGACAACCAG GTGAGAAAGGAGACCCCGGTTTTCCAGGAGAGGCTGGCAGAATCGGAGTACCTGGACAGAAAGGCAGTGTTGGAGAGATGGGCATACCAG gtgtGGCTGGTCCAAAGGGTACTAAAGGAGATATAGGTACACCGGGACATCCTGGATTCAGAGGCACAGATGGGCTGAAAGGAGACAAGGGATTAGCTGGTGAGCCAGGTCTTGGGATCCCCGGACATCCAGGAGAAAAG GGTGAGAAAGGCCAGCCAGGATTCCCAGGAACACCAGGAGATAAGGGTCTGAGGGGTCACGAGGGTATGTCAGGCAAGCCAGGACTGGAGGGATCcaagggagagaaaggaagcATCGGGTATACAG GTCAGCCAGGTATACCAGGTGAGAAGGGTACGCCTGGGCTGCCAGGGTCTCCAGGAGAACCTGGTCAGGAAGGTCGGCCTG gtgagggTGGCTTACAGGGACCTCCCGGCCCTACTGGGGAGAAGGGAGAGGCTGGAGTGGACGGCATCCCAGGATCCTCAGGGGAGAAAGGCGACCCAG GTTTACCTGGCCGAGGTTTCCAAGGTCCCCCTGGAGCTCTTGGTATCAAAG GTGATAAAGGCATCCCTGGCTTCCCTGGTACTCCAGGTCATCCAGGTGTCCCTGGCATCAAAGGCGACAAGGGACATACAGGTTTAATCGGATCTGCGGGTGAGCCAGGAGAGAGGGGGTTGCCAGGTATCTCGCAAGAGGGTCCTAAGGGAGACAGGGGAGAACAAGGGCACACTGGAGAAAGAG GAGTCACAGGATCACCTGGAGTCCCTGGTGTGCCAGGCAGAGAAGGCCAAAAGGGGGATAAAGGAGACCAGGGTAACCCCGGTTTTCAGGGAGAGTCGGGACATAAGGGCGACCCCGGAGTTCCTGGACTTCCT GGACAACCTGGTCTTCCAGGTATCGACGGacagaagggagagagaggagtgcaAGGTGTCGCTGGCTTCCCAG GTGCAAAGGGTACTTTCGGGGACTTGGGATTCAAAGGAGAACTTGGAGACAGAGGATTCCCCGGAGAAAAGG GCAATGATGGCCCCCCTGGTGCTCCTGGCCCCAGCATTTTCATCAAAGGAGACATTGGATTCCCTGGGATTCAAGGCTTACCTGGACCTCAGGGACCATCTGGGGTCCCCGGACAGAAAGGACAGCAAG gtgtGACGGGTCTTATAGGTCCTAAAGGTGAAGATGGCATCCCTGGATATCACGGTCAACCTGGAAGCAAAGGAGATCCTGGCCTGCCGGGGCCGCAGG GACCCAGAGGACACCCTGGCCCACCAGGACCTGACGGTGTTCCAGGTCAAGTGGGTCCACCTGGCCCGTCTTCCATGGATCACGGGTTCTTGGTGACCCGTCACAGCCAATCGGTGGATATTCCGCAGTGTCCTGAAGGAACCTCGATCATATACGATGGCTACTCCTTGCTGTATGTACAGGGCAACGAGCGCTCCCATGGACAGGACTTGG GTACGGCGGGCAGCTGTCTACGGAAGTTCAGCCCCATGCCCTTCCTGTTCTGTAACATCAACAATGTGTGCAACTTTGCCTCCCGTAACGACTACTCCTACTGGCTCACTTCCCCTGAGCCCATGCCCATGAGCATGGCACCTATCACTGGTGAAAGCATCAAACCCTTCATCAGCAG gtgtgctgtgtgtgaagCCCCAGCCATGGTGATAGCAATTCACAGTCAGACCATCATGATCCCACCGTGCCCTCACGGCTGGGACTCTCTCTGGATCGGATATTCTTTTGTCATG CACACCAGTGCTGGTGCTGAGGGTTCGGGCCAGGCTTTGGCCTCTCCTGGTTCCTGCTTGGAGGAATTCCGCAGCGCTCCATTCATCGAGTGTCACGGCCGTGGAACCTGCAACTACTACGCCAACTCCTACAGCTTCTGGCTCGCCACCATCGAAGACAATGAGATGTTTAC GAAACCTGTCCCGCAAACACTAAAAGCAGGCAGCCTCCGAACACACATAAGCCGCTGTCAGGTGTGCATGAAGAGGACATAA